ACTAGTCTCAACCTTGTCTGCCTTAAGTGTAAAGACTGAAAGAACGCCGTCTACGAAGTTGTTGGCAAGTGTCACTAGGCGATCGAAGATTGTTTCGTCTTCATTATCACCAACCGTCTCAATCGATGAGGTGCTAAAGAGTGTGCCGAGCGACGCAAGCTGTGAATCATCAAACCAGCGGTAGCTTCGATCAACAAACATTACCACGCGACCGACCTTCACTGCCGTACCGTCCGCCAATCGCTTTGTTTCACTTCGCTCATCACGCAGCGCGTCCATTTGCTCAGCCACACTCTCTGCTTCAGCGATGTGGTTTGCTTCATCAATCTGACCTTGTGTAGTGGTGGCCGAGAGCGGCACACACGGTTCATCGCCTACCGCATTACCACCACCGTAATAACAACCATCATCAAGTCGCGGATCAAGATTGGTATAAATTGGCTCATACACTGGCTCCACCATGTCGTCACCAAATTGATTGAGATATGTTTCACTGTACTTGCGTGCATCATCAAAGTCCTCTAGAGCAATACCAATAGTTGCTCCCGTGCCAGTTGCCTTCATGGCTACGCCCGGCAGAGATGAAAGCATAAGTGAATCACCACGCTTAATTGGACCGTTTTCGGTTGAAAGCTTCACTGGCACACGTCCAGATAGCGCCAGTGGGTACCCACGCTCTCCGGCACGAAGTGAGGAATCGTCAAAACCAAGAAGCAGACCCGGCTTGGTAGAAACCACACCAAGAACCGGCATGTCACTTCCCTGTTCTGCACGATCAATTGAAAGCTCACCATCAAGCACCACCACTTCGCCTGGCTCGAGATTGGTGCTGCTGAAATACATTTCTGCGAGGTCAGAATTTCCAGTCAGACTTTCTACTGAAGTGATGCGCCCTGACGTAGAAGCAGTACACGAACCATCATTATCGACACAAATACCACCAAAACCAATCTGAAGTCCTGCAAGATGGTTGGTGGTACCATCACCGATGGTAGTCGTGCCGTAGGCTGATACTGTAAAGACCGATGCGCCGCCGTTTTGGAAGTCGAGGTACTTAGATGTGGACGAAGAGAATGACCCCGTGCCATTACCAAAATTCATCTCAAGGCCGGTACCGGCGAAGGTTGAGCTTGACTGGAACAGTGAAAGCAAGCTGGCAGTAGTAAGCGTATCAGTATACGCACGAATTGCATTACCTTGAGCAGTACCTTCGGTCTCAAAGAAACCAGCTGCTGGCTCGTAGGTATCGCCTGCTTCACCAGTCGTGACTGCTCGCACACCAAAAGTGCGGGCGAAGGCTGAAATCGCCGTATTTTCACCGTACGTATTCGCACCGCGATTGGCTTGTACTTCAAGCGTACGCACCGTATTACCATATGTAGTATCGTCCCGCAGGCGAATCATACTCCCCACAATGGTGGTAGTGGCAGTGTTATTAGCATCGAGGAAAAATCGATTACCATACTGCACTGCTGAAAGAACACTGTTTTGTGTTTCGAGGTACTGATCAAGTCCAACCACTCCTGCTCCAGAAAACGCAGTATTTTGAATTGCCAATTTTGCCGCTGGTGAAGTGGTGCCAATACCAACCCTACCTGCGTTTGTAATATGAAAGAGCGCATCACCGGTTGATGACGCAACCGTAAGGAGCGGCTTGGTAGCATCGGTTGCGTCACCAAGCACGCTGAAGCGTGCCCAAGGCGAGGTAGTACCAATACCCACAGCAAGATCGGTCACACTACCCGCTCCATCAGATTCACCATACAGAGTAAGTAGTGAGTTACCATCAATAGCAGCAGTATAACTTTCGACAGTACCAACCGAAGCGCCAGCAGTGACGCCCATGTCAGTCCACGTCACCACTCCAGCATCATCCTCAAACTTCATGTTGCCCAACGCCAGGTTCTCAATAGTGGTCTGGTTGGTTGCTGCGTTATACGAAATTGCACCATTATTAACATCAAAGCCACCAGAGATAAGTGTATTTGCATACGAACCTGAGGTATCAATCCGGAAGATTGGCGACACTGAACTTGAAGTAGCGATAGTCCACGCAAAACTATCACCATTCACTACCGTACTGGTGGCAGCAGTGAAGTAATGAAGAAGGAGTGAAGATGCACTTGAAGACGCGAAGTTAATCACGTTTGAGTCGAGCCAGGTGTTGCCGGCGACAGAAAGTTTTGCCGCTGGACTTGACGTACCCAGGCCGAGATTGCCACTGTTGGTCATGGTTAAGACACGACCGGAAGCATTGTCGAGTGTGAGAATATCTCCTGCACCTAGCTGTGTGATAGCAGCGGACGTTGCAGTAGTTGAACCAATGATGCTGAAGAGATTGTACCCGCGAGCGCTATCTGTCGTGATCGTAGTCCTATCCCATTCGTTGTAGCGAGTACTCGCACTCGCATCCGCGATGTAGTTTGTGCTGTTTGGATTTTCGAAATGATTTGAAGCAAGAGTCGTATCAACAGCACCGCTGGCAATTTCTATCAACGCATACGTCGACGTCGAATAAATACTATTTGCAACGATTGCGATGTTTGTGGTTTCTGCAATATCGATTGCAGGATGTGCACCAGACAAACCTATTGAGTACAATTGGTTATTAGAAATGACATTGTTGGCAGCATTGCCGCCGTACCTACTATATGCAGCAATTGCGGCATGTCCAACATTCTCAATTTTGTTGTTAGAAATAGTGTTATCTGAAGCACCCCAACCTAGAAAGATACCGTTTGCACCAACAAAGCTGCCGAAGATGTTTCTGATAACATTATTGCTAACAATATTATGTGAAGGAGCATAGCTATACGGAGCGTCAAAATAAATACCTGCACTAAGATTTGATAGCTGGTTACTCGAAATAACGTTGTACATAGACTCCTCAGTTAGAGTAACACCCTTGCCAGTATTGGAGATAACGTTATTAGCAACATTAGAGTAAGTTATATTCTCGAAGTAAAGAGCACTGTCAGCACTCGCCCACATTGTATTGTTCTGAATTGACAACCGACTCGAATTATATGCAGCTATGCCGTCCCAATTTTCACTAATGTTGTTACTAGCAACCTCCACATCAGACGAACCGTCAATATCAATGCCTGCGATATTGTTATTCTTGATTCTTATGCGACTGGAAAGAAAAACGTTTATTCCATATATATGTTTATTATTTATCACAAGAACATCAGTCGAATTGTTAACATCAGCACCATAGTTATCAACATTAACTACCTCAAGCTCAGATATGGTTGAGCTACTTGAATCACTGAGGTACACCGCAGTTTGTGAACTAGATTGGTTTGCCTGATTACCATCAATTTTGAGACTAGAAATTGCCACTCGAGGAGTGCTGCTTGCTCTCAAAATAACCACATCACCCAAATCGTTATTGTCCTTCAATTTAATCACAGTAGAAACTCCTTGCCCGATAAGCTGAGTGTTGGTCGCCATATTTATTGCGATACCTGGTGCGGTGGATGTAGAAACTTCAAAGTTACCAGCCAAGAGATACACCGTACCACCACCGCCATTGGCATACACATAATCAATCGCCTGCTGAATCTCAACTTCGTCACTCGTACCATCAGCCACGTAGTCAGCATATGCCTTTTCTGCTGCTGGAGAGTCTGAGGCTGCCACCACCACGGAAGTGTCGCCTGCGGTATTGAGACAGTTTCCATCGGCAGTCTGGAAACATCCACCAGAGAGAGCGATACCATTGGTGAAAGTTGAGGTAGCTGTCGTAGATGCCACAATCGCTGTATTAAACGTACTCGTCGCACTCGTAAATGCTCCAATCACATTCGCACCCACGGTGCTGCCAGTACCGAGCTTGAAAGTGTCGTCTGAATCATCAAGACCAAAGTAATAATCGAGTGCGTTACCATCAAACAAAGTAAAGGTGTCTTCAGCTAAGCCAGAGCCAAGCGTGTAGCCGCTCCCTGTTCCACCAGTAGAGGCGAGTGAAAGGATACCAGAACTATCAACGCTCAGCTCTGCATAATTTGAACCATCATATGAAAGCCGGAGGCTGTTGCCTGCTCCGAAAATATCGAGCATCGCGCCAGGTGAAGCAGTACCCAAACCAAGATTGGTACCGTCGTACACAAAGGTGGAATCAAACGCGAGCGCTGAACCTGAGACATACGGAATCGCATTACTGGTATAAGACCCCGGCGTATCAGACAACCCTAAGAAAGTGCCATTACCAAGGCCGAGCGATGAGGTGGCAATGTCTGCCCAGGCGGTACCATTCCAGTAAAAAAGGTCACCGTAATTTTTGGTCATGGCCGCCACGTCAGACAATTCTTCAATAGAGTTGTCAGTCAAATTATCAGCCGTACGCGCTGTCTGTTGTGTTTCCCAAAAATTTGCTGAAGTTGTTGAGAAGCTATTAGCTATGTAATAACTACCCTCTTGACCATCGAATGTGCCCACCCAATCACCGCTCGTGTCGGACAAAAAGCCTAGACTAGAAGTTGCGACCCACTCCACACCCGCACCCGTAGTCTGAAGCACCTGACCAGTAGTACCTCGAGTAGCATTATTGTCATACACACCTCCCGTAAGAGCTATATCGCCAGCTACTGATAGCTTGGCGTACGGTGAGGTGGTACCGATGCCGACGTTGCCAGTTGGAGTAATAACCGCTGCTGTACCAGAACCAAAAACAGAACTGTTGACATTAAATTCAATACCTTTTCCAGAACCTCCATGTATAGCAGTATTTGCAGTACTACCGTTATACCCAAACGCAGCACGATCATTAGTGATACCTATATAGTTTACATCCGTAATAGCACCGTAACGGTTGACATAGATATGCGAGCTAGTACTCGTTGTTTGTATACTACCTGACACGTCAAGCCTAGCAGTTGGTGTTGATGTCCCAATACCAACGTTGCCGCCCGAGGTGATGGTAAGCCGTGAAGTGTTATTGGTAATGAGTCGTAAATCATGATTTGAGAAGGTGCCTAGGAAGCCTTGGAAGTCCTCACTGCGTACATCAACTTTTACCTCATTGGTCGTATCAGTGAAGCGAGCGCCAGCATTTGTCGCGCCTGCAACATTTAATAAGCGATCCATAGTAGTCGTGCCAATTCCTACTCTACCAGCAGCCGTCACTGTAAATAAATCATTCGAATTATAGTCCAGCAACGACAAAACATCGCCTGGTGCAATACTTCTAGTTTGCTGGATTGTTAATACTGGAGTGCCGTCAAAAGTATTAGCAATCATTTGATCAGCCTCATCGGAACGTAAGAAAGACGACGAGGCAACACCACCAAGCTTCATCGATTCGAAAGCGGCGGGCACTGCACCAAGTGGCTTGCGAGGTGACATCTCGCCGTCCCAGGCAGGCGCTCCAGTGCCGCCAATCTCCACACCCAAATAGAGCGTCTGACCGAAGTCGACACTAGTAAGCGGTGAAGTGGAGCCAAGCATTACGCTAAAAAGACCATTAGTGACTTGCACTTGATCAGCGCCAGTGAGTGATTCGGTCCATACTGCCGACGTAGTAGCCTGACTGGTGCTCTGCAACAACCAAAAACGCATGTTGTACGAACCATCAGGCACTGCCACTCCTGAACTGTCGGTAAGCTTACCTTGGTAATTAATTTGCTGATTTGGCTCAGCAGATACAAAACTTACCGCAACAAACAAAGCAAACATGGCAAGACTCATTGCCCTGGTCACTTTCTTGATTGTCGAATAAGCTAAAAACATACCTACATATTTGAAGACGATACAGGCACCCTTACAAAAGGCACTTCATTACCGACTTGATTACCGCTTGCGTCCACCGGAACAATCACTTGCGAACCATCAGAAAGACTTCGAACCTCTACTGTGTCGGAAAATAATCGTTCTGGTCGTTCTGTATTGAGCCCTGCCGGAAAAAGAATGATTCCATGATCAATCTCGCCGAGCGATGCTTGCGTAAATTGAGCCGTATCTTTCTGAGCCTGAGTCGCCGGCCGCTTTGCTTCTGAAACAACCGGACTTACTTGAGTCAACTGGGCCGATTGCTGTACGGTCACCTTGTCGGCAAGTGACACGTGAGCATTCGAGTGTTTTAGTTGGTACGCCCCTTGCCCCGCAAGCAAACCAACCCCGAGCACAAATGCAGCGGCAAAGGCAGCCCGTGCGTTAAGGGAATGTGCCTTTTTAATCTGTAGGGTGCGACGTTCTTCAACAGCCTCACGCAACTGACGCTCACGCTTCCTCTCTTGACTTAAAATCTTTTTTCGTACCTCTTGCTCAAGCGCAGCGTTTTCTGCGTACGACTTGAGTGAAGCGAGATCGACAAACCACTGTCGACCGATGTAAGAAGCGACAACTTTACCTTCACGAGCGAGGCGCGTGATGTAATCACGCGAATACGTTGTCGACCGAGCTGCTTCCTTGATTGGATGCAGTACTTTTCCATCAATCTCGAGTGAGCTATTCATATCGATTTAACTTTAATTATAAAGCTGAATCGACTACTCGAAGAACGTTTATATGTGTATAACTTTTACTACATTAATCACTCTTATTGACGCAAAAAATCGAGCAGGCTCGCCATCTGAAAAACAAGTCGAGAGTCAGAATTATCGTTCGTAACCGTAACCTGGAGGCTACTTAAAAATAGCAACACAACAACCACCAGTGCCATAACCGTGGCAATAACCGGCGAAAAAAGCACCAAGCTGCTTGTGCGATAACTGGCTTCATCCAAAGTAACTGATTTTGGCGAAAATGAAGAGACCATCTTTTTATCAGGAACAGTGCCTACAACGTGAGGAATTCCTTTTTCAAGACTTACCTTGGTCAAAAAGTCTCCCGTCGGTAGATTTGCTGGAGTTTCAGCCATTTGCGCCTCTTGAACAAGATTTGCACTGTTCCTTATTCTTTTAGTTTTTCCAACCTTGGCTAAAGCTGTGTCAGTGCCATGAACATTAACATCCAAAGACTCGGTACTTACAGGTTTATCAGATATATCTTTATTTTTAAAGATATTTCGTCTATCTGATGCGACATCTGGTATTGTCTCCGCTGATAAATCAGGCGCAGCAAGAGTCGCTTCTGCATCAGGATAGTCTAGAACAGGTATTTTACCTGATAAAGCTACCTCTGGCATCTCTGTTGGAGCAAATGATGACATATGGTGTGCACGGCTGCTCGATATACCTAGCTTTTTAGACTCAGCAGGTTGGATGTGAATGTACTTGGGTGGTCTTGTCTCTCGCTTAGTAAGCGTTGGGATAAGATTGCCGTGATCCGGTTCGTATGTGACACGCAAGCTGCGCCTGGCACCATGCTGGCGTAGTTGCTGATCGGCTAGAATTTTAAGGGTGGCCGACTTCAAAGGAGTACCGGCGACGCTGCGCTGTAGAGATGGTTGAACCTGAGTGTGAGTGATATTAGCTGACTCTTCCGCTACAAATTCTGTCTGCTGCGTAGCCTCTCTTTTTTGGTGCCGACCCGCTCTGTACTCATCCATCGAAAGCGGATTAACATACCAGGAACGACCAACCAACCTAGCATCAATTTTCTTGTTACGGCAGAGTTGACCAACATAATCTGCAGTATACCGAAACCGCTTGGCAATAACTGAAGCCCGCACATACTCAATACCATCAAGAACCACCTTGTCCATGTCCATATTTTAACAGAGAAAAAAATAATACACCTCTACTTAAGGTGTATTACTTTCCAGCCTAGACGAGAAAAGCTTATTTTAAAGCCTTTTCCAGCAAACTTTTTAGTACCGCAGGATTGGCAGCGCCACGTGTTTTTTTCATGCCCTGTCCAAGCAAGTACTGTAGAGCAGCCGCTTTACCCGCACGATATTCAGCCGCAACAGTTTCGTTCTCAGTGATAATTTCAGCAATAACTGACTCTAGTGATGCAGTATCAGAAACTTGTAGTAAGCCTTTATTCTCGGCGAGTACCTGCGGTGACACCTCAGATCCAAAAAGTTCCGGCAACAAATCCTTCGCTACACGAGAATTTATTTCGCCTGCACTTATCATATGCATAAGAGAAGCGAAATCAGCGACTTTGAGATCTGATAAGTGTCGATCTCCTGCAGACAGAATTGAAACCACATCTGAAGTGAGGTAGTTTGCTGAAAGCTTGAGTATTGATTCAGATTGCCCCACTTCAGTGATAAGCAAGGAAAAGTAATCGTCAAGGTTTTTATCGGATATAATTACCTCTACTTGATCACTCGGTAATCCGAGATTTTTATAATCTAGCCTTTTTTTACTTGGTAAAATAGGCATTTTCTCGGATAGACGATTTGAAGAAAACTCAGCATGTTCAGCCACGTTAATCTTTGGAATATCAGGATCTGGGAAGTAGCGGTAATCTTTGGCGGTCTCTTTTGAACGCTGACTAAATGTCTTGCTACGGTTCTCATCCCACCCCCGTGTCTCCTGCACTACTTTCCCTCCCTTTTCCAAAAGCTCAATCTGTCGAGCAATCTCGTACTGTATCGCTGCTTCAACTGATTTAAACGAGTTGAGGTTTTTCACTTCAACTTTAGTGCCAAAATGTTCATTAGGACTGACAGATATATTTGCCTCAACACGCATTTCCCCTCGTTCCATATTGGCATCAGAAATACCAAGTGTCCGAAGCAAAAGCTGTAACTCGCGTGCAAACTTTCCGGCAGTCGCAGCATCGTGAATGACTGGCTCCGTAACGAGCTCCATGAGCGGCACACCTGACCGGTTGAAGTCAACCAGACTTCCCTCACCCTTATCATGTTGACTGCGAGCAGTATCTTCTTCCAAATGTACTCGAGTGAGCTCAACCTCTTCTAGCGAGCCACCACTCAAGAACGGGTAAGCATACTGACTGATTTGGTACGCTTTGGGAATGTCTGGATAGAAGTAATTTTTTCGGTCAAACTCTGAGTATGTCGCTGGCGTTGCACCAACCGCTTGACCAAACATGAGAACCATCTCAATCGCCTGCTCATTAGGAACCGGCAGTGTACCTGGGTGTGCCAAGCATACTGGACAAACATTCGTATTAGGTTCATTGTCATGTGGAGCGTTTTTGCAACCACAAAACATTTTACTAGCGGTCTTTAGTTCGGCATGAACTTCAAGACCAATTGTCGGGGTGTAAGACATGGGTTTCAACAGATATTTAGCTACTAAGTCTGTGCTCCACATTGTACGGACAGACTCTTCAACTGACAAGCTGGCGCGCAGACTCACCAACAAACAGCTGCGTTTTGCAAACAGTGTGTTTTGAGTAGAATTCAAACGCTACCGTGAGCGAGATTGCAGATGCTGCATCAATGTAT
The nucleotide sequence above comes from Candidatus Nomurabacteria bacterium. Encoded proteins:
- a CDS encoding right-handed parallel beta-helix repeat-containing protein — its product is MFLAYSTIKKVTRAMSLAMFALFVAVSFVSAEPNQQINYQGKLTDSSGVAVPDGSYNMRFWLLQSTSQATTSAVWTESLTGADQVQVTNGLFSVMLGSTSPLTSVDFGQTLYLGVEIGGTGAPAWDGEMSPRKPLGAVPAAFESMKLGGVASSSFLRSDEADQMIANTFDGTPVLTIQQTRSIAPGDVLSLLDYNSNDLFTVTAAGRVGIGTTTMDRLLNVAGATNAGARFTDTTNEVKVDVRSEDFQGFLGTFSNHDLRLITNNTSRLTITSGGNVGIGTSTPTARLDVSGSIQTTSTSSHIYVNRYGAITDVNYIGITNDRAAFGYNGSTANTAIHGGSGKGIEFNVNSSVFGSGTAAVITPTGNVGIGTTSPYAKLSVAGDIALTGGVYDNNATRGTTGQVLQTTGAGVEWVATSSLGFLSDTSGDWVGTFDGQEGSYYIANSFSTTSANFWETQQTARTADNLTDNSIEELSDVAAMTKNYGDLFYWNGTAWADIATSSLGLGNGTFLGLSDTPGSYTSNAIPYVSGSALAFDSTFVYDGTNLGLGTASPGAMLDIFGAGNSLRLSYDGSNYAELSVDSSGILSLASTGGTGSGYTLGSGLAEDTFTLFDGNALDYYFGLDDSDDTFKLGTGSTVGANVIGAFTSATSTFNTAIVASTTATSTFTNGIALSGGCFQTADGNCLNTAGDTSVVVAASDSPAAEKAYADYVADGTSDEVEIQQAIDYVYANGGGGTVYLLAGNFEVSTSTAPGIAINMATNTQLIGQGVSTVIKLKDNNDLGDVVILRASSTPRVAISSLKIDGNQANQSSSQTAVYLSDSSSSTISELEVVNVDNYGADVNNSTDVLVINNKHIYGINVFLSSRIRIKNNNIAGIDIDGSSDVEVASNNISENWDGIAAYNSSRLSIQNNTMWASADSALYFENITYSNVANNVISNTGKGVTLTEESMYNVISSNQLSNLSAGIYFDAPYSYAPSHNIVSNNVIRNIFGSFVGANGIFLGWGASDNTISNNKIENVGHAAIAAYSRYGGNAANNVISNNQLYSIGLSGAHPAIDIAETTNIAIVANSIYSTSTYALIEIASGAVDTTLASNHFENPNSTNYIADASASTRYNEWDRTTITTDSARGYNLFSIIGSTTATSAAITQLGAGDILTLDNASGRVLTMTNSGNLGLGTSSPAAKLSVAGNTWLDSNVINFASSSASSLLLHYFTAATSTVVNGDSFAWTIATSSSVSPIFRIDTSGSYANTLISGGFDVNNGAISYNAATNQTTIENLALGNMKFEDDAGVVTWTDMGVTAGASVGTVESYTAAIDGNSLLTLYGESDGAGSVTDLAVGIGTTSPWARFSVLGDATDATKPLLTVASSTGDALFHITNAGRVGIGTTSPAAKLAIQNTAFSGAGVVGLDQYLETQNSVLSAVQYGNRFFLDANNTATTTIVGSMIRLRDDTTYGNTVRTLEVQANRGANTYGENTAISAFARTFGVRAVTTGEAGDTYEPAAGFFETEGTAQGNAIRAYTDTLTTASLLSLFQSSSTFAGTGLEMNFGNGTGSFSSSTSKYLDFQNGGASVFTVSAYGTTTIGDGTTNHLAGLQIGFGGICVDNDGSCTASTSGRITSVESLTGNSDLAEMYFSSTNLEPGEVVVLDGELSIDRAEQGSDMPVLGVVSTKPGLLLGFDDSSLRAGERGYPLALSGRVPVKLSTENGPIKRGDSLMLSSLPGVAMKATGTGATIGIALEDFDDARKYSETYLNQFGDDMVEPVYEPIYTNLDPRLDDGCYYGGGNAVGDEPCVPLSATTTQGQIDEANHIAEAESVAEQMDALRDERSETKRLADGTAVKVGRVVMFVDRSYRWFDDSQLASLGTLFSTSSIETVGDNEDETIFDRLVTLANNFVDGVLSVFTLKADKVETSELCVDGVCVTADDLRTMLNTNSSAPVSSNNSPVTGEGSESSEEGAVSEPPTEVLPPNSATSTDEVATTTEEPPAPVETATSSSETEAEQGVPVTEAGEGLGDEVVAENEENIVITEDESLEVPEPPAADTTEADPVSATEEVEAESPHSEDAV
- the gatB gene encoding Asp-tRNA(Asn)/Glu-tRNA(Gln) amidotransferase subunit GatB, which translates into the protein MSYTPTIGLEVHAELKTASKMFCGCKNAPHDNEPNTNVCPVCLAHPGTLPVPNEQAIEMVLMFGQAVGATPATYSEFDRKNYFYPDIPKAYQISQYAYPFLSGGSLEEVELTRVHLEEDTARSQHDKGEGSLVDFNRSGVPLMELVTEPVIHDAATAGKFARELQLLLRTLGISDANMERGEMRVEANISVSPNEHFGTKVEVKNLNSFKSVEAAIQYEIARQIELLEKGGKVVQETRGWDENRSKTFSQRSKETAKDYRYFPDPDIPKINVAEHAEFSSNRLSEKMPILPSKKRLDYKNLGLPSDQVEVIISDKNLDDYFSLLITEVGQSESILKLSANYLTSDVVSILSAGDRHLSDLKVADFASLMHMISAGEINSRVAKDLLPELFGSEVSPQVLAENKGLLQVSDTASLESVIAEIITENETVAAEYRAGKAAALQYLLGQGMKKTRGAANPAVLKSLLEKALK